The genomic stretch ACATTATGGTCTCAGCAACAGACTTCCCTTTGTAAGACAGACAACATGACACTCAGGTAAATGAAATTATGGGGCTTGTCACTCCCTGGTGGCTTGCTCGGAGTGtaacaggaaataaaagcttGATACTACTGACTTACcgtgaaataaaattaaaataagaggtactaacaaactgataaaaagaactcacatactGACCATTTCTTCGTAAGCATGTTGCAAGCACCAGCAGTTCCAGTTCCTGCATGTATTCAACACAAGAAATGGCCTTGACCACAACTTCTGTCAATGCAGATCACCCCGCTGCAGGAATCTGGCTGGCACTGACCAGCTCCAGTATGCTGGCATTAAAGACTCATATTGGGACCAGCAAGGACACTGACTGCATGTCCACATACTCTCCCCGATCTCTTTGTTCTCCTTGTCCCTCTctttccttataaaaacctctgcctgcattgagatgttaagatgggctCTGAGATGAGAGTCCATCTTCCATGTTGCTGGACCCTGAATAAagccactttcctttacatcagcacctgcctctcgagTATTGGCTTTCGAAGTGGCAGGAAGCTGGACTTGCATTCAGTTACAAGAGTTTTAACTCTTTAACAGTAGACACACTGTTGCCTGTCTTTTCATTATTGTAGAGAAAAAAAGATCAGAGCTTTTTAGGGAGAGACCACAGCTTGTCTCAGAGGAGAAAATAGTGATGGCTCCACATTTGTATGCAGTAGCTTAAAAACACAACTACCTGGTTGGATAGGGATGGAAGGGCTGAGAGGTAACTATGAAACCCATCCAGAAGCTGTCCCTTCAAGATAACTTTCTAGTTTAGATTGTACTTACGGATGATTGAAAGTAGCAGTATTTTCTAAAGCTTTTGTCTCCTGATTTATAAAAGATTTGGGAAATGTCAACTGTCCACCtaatggatgatgatgatgattgagAGTTGGTTGGACAAGAGTCAAGGGAATAGGCAAATGAAAGCCAAACTTGGCCTAAGTCTTAGTGAAATCCTACCCAAAGATAATACCTTGACTAGTGTGTCTACGGAGGTGTGGCCCAACCTCTTCTCTTTCGCCATTTACTAAGTCCTGAGCCCTATCCCATGTCATCACTACTTCCTTTCATTCCCAGGGAGTAAGCATTCCACTGCTTTCACCCTCACCACTTCTGGCCCCTTAAGAAGCCGAATCACCCCCTACAGAGGCCCGAAAGAACACCCAAAACACGAGAGCCAGGTTGGACTCAGCAGAAAGCCCTAATTTGGCCCTCGAGGCCCAAGGAGCGCTAAAACTCTAACTCCCCaaatgtttagttcttttttaaattaccgCGCAGCCTCAAAGGGGAAAGACAGACTCAAGAAAGACAGGAGTTGTAGTTCTCTGTTCCTAAGAAATTAATGTTCGGCAAGGTTAGTGTGATTTTCGGGGGAACGCTCCCCTTCATACCGCACTGGGTCCCTGTAAGAAGCgagaataagaaaattaacatCCCGGGTTTGggtcctaagaggaaaattagCGGTAGGCACGTCAATTACCTGTTTTCTTATCCGAAATCGCAGAACCAAGCTGAAGGGGCATACTCCTACCTCCCTTCACACACTCGCCACTCTCTCGCCAAGGTTCTCTGATCACGTTTGCGCTTAATTATGACGTCACAGCCAATCCTGAGCCGTAACGCATCGACGCTCTAGCCCGTCTCTTGCTCGCTGCCCCTCTGCCAGCCCAGAGGCGGTGCTCTAGCCCACGGAGTTGGCTGGCTCTTTCGCCTGCCCCAAGCCTGGCTGTACCCGAAGCGGGCTAGGAATTCCGGACTCTCGCGCTTCATAGTCGCAGAGGCACAAGACGTGCTTGGGAGGGAGGTTCGAATTACCTATGCTTACGTCCAGGAACGGAACAAGAATGAGTCCTGAGTGAGGAGggggcttttctctcttttttgttaatAACTTTCTCATTCCATTCCCAGCCCTTGACCACTTGTCCGTCATGGACCTCGCCCGTACCTGCTCCAGCTTCCAGTCAGACCTGGATTTCTGTCCTGATTGCGGCTCAGTCCTGCCTCTGCCAGGATCTCAGGATACAGTCACCTGTACTCGCTGTGGCTTCTCCATCAACGTGCGAGGTGAGGGACTCCTACGCAGCATCCCTGCCTGAGGGCCCATCGAGGAAGGGTCGGAGGCTTGGGGACCTCTAGATCGGTTCGATTGTAGTGGGACACTAAAGCAGGAGATCAAGCACTTACATTTTCCGTCTGGGGTTGAAACCTGAAGGGAAGGATGTGGGGCCACCTGGCCTAACCGAAAGGGAATTGCGCGCATCAGCTCCTCCGCGTGTTTAACCAGTTCTTAACTGCCTGTGCAGACTTCGAAGGGAAGGTTGTGAAAACCTCAGTCGTGTTACACAAACTAGGGACAACCATGCCTATGTCGATGGAGGAAGGACCTGAATTCCAGGGACCCGTGGTAAGTTAATGACATCAAGGACGGGACCCACGGGGAGGGTGGGAAAGAAACAGAGATCTGGAGAGGTGTGTACACAATTCCAAGAAAGAAGAGGGGCCTTTAGAGCAGCAGCGCCCTGGAAGTGTATCAGCTACTTCCTGTGACAAGTAGGGGGATATGACTAACCCACCAGTTGCTTCCCAGGTTGACAGGCGCTGCTCTCGCTGTGGTCATGAGGGAATGGCATACCACACCAGACAGATGCGTTCAGCCGATGAAGGGCAGACTGTCTTCTACACCTGTACCAACTGCAAGTGCGTATCCTTTCCCTTGCTTCTGCCTGTTCTCAGCTTGTTTGTTAACTAAACAAATCTAgtgatttactttttttgtacTGAATAAACAATTGTTTCTTTTGGTCCCATTCATGTTTTATAGAGTTCTAGTAATAGGGAGATTTGtcgttttatttttaaaattatacttttcttgtcattttaacaCCAGTGAACTAAACATTTTAAcgtatttttaaaaggcaattaaaaatacagaagataAGTATTGCTTAGTGGTCAACATGTTATTTTGGAATCTTCCACTATACTCCAGGAAGTTGTTCCTTAGTGAGAATTAGTCATGCATGATTTAAGGAACACAGATGTCTAAATGTCTTTGGGATCTTGCAGTTTTACTAATATATCAagatatgacttttaaaattttgaggggGATATGCTGGATTTTTTGACAAtgaggtttgatttttttttaattttcccatcaACTTTGGAAAACTATCAGCCATTATCTGATTgaatattgtttttttccatgttctCAAGTCTCACAACCTGGAACACTAATTAATTAGTTGTTTATTAGGCTGTCTATCCTCTATTCCTCTCACcctgttttctatattttccatctctttctgtCTATGCTGCTTCTGGGTAATTTCTTCAGGTCTCTCTTCCAGGTCACTGATTCTGTCTTCAGTTTATTTCAATTactattacattaaaatttttttgagttctacttgatttttgaaatttcctcagtcatttttaatagtttccaATTCCTTGATCATATTTTGAATTGTTCCTTTTgttcttaaaatatgtattacctttaaatatattaaacatgCTATTCATATTGTGTCTCATAATTCTGATACCCACAGTTTTTGTGGGTCTGATACTGAGTATGGGAATTCTTTGAGGCATAGAGTAAATGCTGTATTCTCAACATTTGTGTTTCCTGTTCAGGTGCTTTGAGGCACTACCAAGCCAGAATCACTTTAAATAAATTCTTGGTTTCAGGTTGTTTTTGGACTACATAGGTAGTATGAATTTAGGCTGCAAATTCATGTAAGGGCCAGCTTATTGTTAGAAAATCTCAAGGgagatttttcttcctctacCAGTGACACAAATTCCCCTtctgcagagatttttttttcttaattcaccTTTACACAGAAGGGTAGCCCCTTGGGGGTCCCAAGTTTATGCAGAGTATTTCCTATCAGACATTGTAGGTTTGTCTCGGGTTCTTCCATATGGCTGTCAAAACAGCAAGAGGACCATGGTAGCAGGGGTTTCAATT from Phyllostomus discolor isolate MPI-MPIP mPhyDis1 chromosome 4, mPhyDis1.pri.v3, whole genome shotgun sequence encodes the following:
- the POLR1H gene encoding DNA-directed RNA polymerase I subunit RPA12 isoform X2, whose amino-acid sequence is MDLARTCSSFQSDLDFCPDCGSVLPLPGSQDTVTCTRCGFSINVRDFEGKVVKTSVVLHKLGTTMPMSMEEGPEFQGPVVDRRCSRCGHEGMAYHTRQMRSADEGQTVFYTCTNCKFQEKEDS
- the POLR1H gene encoding DNA-directed RNA polymerase I subunit RPA12 isoform X1: MDLARTCSSFQSDLDFCPDCGSVLPLPGSQDTVTCTRCGFSINVRDFEGKVVKTSVVLHKLGTTMPMSMEEGPEFQGPVLLPRLTGAALAVVMREWHTTPDRCVQPMKGRLSSTPVPTASSRRRKTLDFLFSGQLNYPSLSSSLEGEGYWVPRSLSILWLQYLLPEEKQIIMWGLPLCPECSYS